Within Limanda limanda chromosome 17, fLimLim1.1, whole genome shotgun sequence, the genomic segment ACCAAGAAATAAATAGAACCAGAAAAAGGTCTGGTCCAGCTTGTTGGCGAGCGCCTCGtatctctcactctcctctgcCTTGGCTTCCCATGCTTGCAGGAAGTTTACCACCAAACCGAGCATCTTATTGGACTCCTCCGAGCCACTCAGCTGAATCACACTGATGTCGGCTTTGGCCTCTGGAAGGATTGAAGTGGGATTAGGATAGATGGAATCTGTAACACACAGTTGCAAACAGCAAGAGTAAAAACACTACACACATTGTAGCACAAACTTAACCTATAATTGTTTCTTCCTCACCGTCATCCTCTTCGTCGTCCTTGTTCACTTTGTTCTTCGGGCCTGACCGCTTTGGACAGCAGCAGAAAATGAAGCCGCCATCTTTGGCCACCCGAGTCAGAATCATGGACACCAGCATGCTCAGCACCAAAAGCACCAGGCAAACACAGAAGTGGgttcctgcagcacagacaaaTGTTTAGAGGCCCGGGCATTTTGTCGTGCATCGTGAGTGTTGTCTGCGTTCAAGTGGGAGGGGACTGACGGATGATGGGGCTGCACTGGCCGTCTCCGGGGAGCCTGTCGTTGAGGATGCCGAGGAACAGGGTGAAGCTGAGCACCAGGGTGACCTTGAAGGAGTTGCGTTCGCCGCATCCCAGTGGCAGGGCGAAGCTGACCACATCAGCCAGGACGATCAGGATACTGGGCAGCAGTAAGGTGATGAAGGGGTTGAGGTATTTGATGCTCAGTGACACCTGAGGGGGACGGAAGACACCATGTCATGGCTGTAGTGAGTTTATAAGGAAAGAATACTTTTCACCTCAGCCAAGGACGTTACGTTTTTCATCCctgtcaatttttttttggtACCACTGTGGCAGGAATCGTGTGTCAATCACTACTGTAGAATGGTTATGCTTGACCGGTCCTCATGTTGATGAACGTACCATGATGTAATTGCGGTcgtctctctttttctgcaaGACCACATAGTTGGTTTGCCAGTCTCCTTGGGTGCTATCAGCATTCCTCAGATGCCCCAGTTTCAGGATTGTACCACATCCTGAAAGACACAAAGTCTTCTTTAGCATGGTTTGCTCTGCACGATATTTACCCAGGTAGGAAATTCATTGGCAGTCATATAAGGTTGGAtgaattgaaataaattaatattgaaGTTTATGCAAGAAGGCGCCAGTGCCAGACGCTTTTCCCTTCGCGAAATCATGCATCTGCACACGTTTTTAACTAAAAGACAAGCTGTCATCTTTtaaagatagataaatagaatgTGAGACGAGTAGGAGAGTCTTATGAATACACACATATTAAACACATGCTCCACATCCTCCATAGCAGGTAAGATTGTGGCCGATCCTTCTCACCCGGGTCACAGGTTCTTCCCTccggcaggaggctgcgggccatcaggaccaaaacctcccgccacaagaccagcttcttcccaactgcagttggccttatcaacaaggcccgggacccccacctgactctgacttttattccaccccacACATCTTAATTTTGTCGGTATTGATATTACTCCAGGTATTCTTTTCAACATCCCAGTAATTAATAACGTTCCTTTTTTATAGTATTTGTGATATGCTTTTGTCCCACTCTGTGCATTCcatcaaattgtttttttaaatgtgttaaattaacacattatatcatatcatattatattatactgcattacattgcatattgcaatatgacactgttaactgttctgcatttagcatttcactttttacttcactttttatattttatattttttatatatttttattcagaaatgtttatctcaaaataaatgttactttgtataaatattgataaaaagtgagtaaataagaagtaaacagtgagtaaatatatactggtttcccattttttattgctatccatgcatgttgtatttattgcgtttttatgtttctatgttcattgtttgcaccgataaccagagcaaattccttgtatgtgtgaacgtacttggcaataaaatacttctgaatCTGATTCTGATCTTTGATAAAATATCGTATTAGCCTATGTTTATGTGACGAGCTTACCGTCGACGGACCAGGCTTGGATAGCGACAGGACACTCATCAGAAGCAAAGGGGTAGTTGAACAGATTGACCTCACAGTTCACCTCAGCGTTGATGATCACAGAGTGCTTCACCGTGCCGTTGCTGAACACCAGCAGATCAACGGAGCTGTGCTTCATAGTTGTCAATATTCTGTAGCGACCCAAGGAGAGGACAGGAACACGTCAGATGAAGTCATCTAACAAACAAACGTGGTTATAAAAGGACTCACCCGTTTGTCACATGGATCTCTGGGGTCCAGATTTTATCTACTGGCAGGATCACTTCTTCA encodes:
- the LOC133023714 gene encoding 5-hydroxytryptamine receptor 3A-like; this translates as MLINKNISSQPQYENCTHVIRVPLIEYQTLSVDTKNLRLISRLQASLNWIDPELAWNTSIYDYEEVILPVDKIWTPEIHVTNGILTTMKHSSVDLLVFSNGTVKHSVIINAEVNCEVNLFNYPFASDECPVAIQAWSVDGCGTILKLGHLRNADSTQGDWQTNYVVLQKKRDDRNYIMVSLSIKYLNPFITLLLPSILIVLADVVSFALPLGCGERNSFKVTLVLSFTLFLGILNDRLPGDGQCSPIIRTHFCVCLVLLVLSMLVSMILTRVAKDGGFIFCCCPKRSGPKNKVNKDDEEDDDSIYPNPTSILPEAKADISVIQLSGSEESNKMLGLVVNFLQAWEAKAEESERYEALANKLDQTFFWFYLFLGGTYFVAMTAVMIKYPCTVNHFDFWD